The following proteins come from a genomic window of Rhodoligotrophos sp. CJ14:
- a CDS encoding MmgE/PrpD family protein yields the protein MDLSRCLAEELIALTFDDLSTEDVGQVKRLMLDYFGVAYGGIALPWAVALRNWADRFAGTGRAGLLGSSKRVAPHIAALVNGATAHGYELDDTHDASTSHPGAVVISAAMAVAAEQAATGREVIAAIVAGYEAMARIGIAANAPEGMEFGYHPTAILGGFGAAAAAAKLMRLDTDGLLTAWGHMLSLTGGSMQFSDEPNGTMVKRCHAGYGAQNGVLAAELAAHGISAPQRAIDGKYGYIALYGKHPRPERLRGTGAPREIHRISLKPYSCCRLFHSLIDGLGEVTGGYKTDLQEIRRIHVRGPRVVPEQHMLRRPTSVMAAQYSLPFVVGATLAFGPRRYDAYREENLAAPAILELADKVEASADPEIEAHFPEHFGTGVDITLRDGTIRSATVLDSIGTPARPMSVEDIRAKARGLIAQADPGFHIGALEDALWSLGDAADPSAVTSLVMREPGLPEQQRGG from the coding sequence ATGGACCTGTCGCGGTGCTTGGCTGAAGAACTCATCGCCCTCACCTTCGACGACCTCTCGACTGAGGATGTGGGGCAGGTGAAGCGGCTGATGCTCGATTATTTCGGGGTCGCCTATGGCGGCATCGCCCTGCCCTGGGCAGTTGCCTTGCGCAATTGGGCGGATCGGTTCGCTGGAACTGGCCGAGCGGGCCTGCTCGGCTCGTCCAAGCGGGTTGCACCGCATATCGCAGCGCTCGTCAATGGCGCGACGGCCCATGGCTATGAGCTCGATGATACCCATGATGCCTCGACCAGCCATCCGGGTGCGGTGGTCATCTCGGCCGCCATGGCGGTCGCCGCGGAGCAGGCTGCCACGGGGCGCGAGGTGATCGCGGCGATCGTCGCAGGCTATGAAGCGATGGCGCGAATCGGGATCGCCGCCAATGCACCGGAGGGCATGGAGTTCGGCTATCATCCCACGGCCATTCTCGGCGGCTTCGGTGCGGCCGCAGCTGCCGCGAAGCTCATGCGCCTCGATACAGATGGGCTGCTCACCGCGTGGGGTCACATGCTCTCGCTCACCGGGGGCTCGATGCAGTTCTCGGATGAGCCCAATGGCACGATGGTGAAGCGCTGCCACGCCGGCTATGGCGCACAGAATGGGGTGCTTGCCGCCGAGCTGGCAGCGCATGGCATTAGCGCTCCGCAGCGGGCGATCGATGGCAAATATGGCTATATCGCGCTTTATGGAAAACACCCGCGCCCTGAGCGCCTGCGCGGCACGGGGGCCCCTCGCGAGATCCACCGCATCAGCCTCAAGCCCTATTCCTGCTGCCGCCTGTTCCATTCGCTCATCGATGGCTTGGGCGAGGTGACCGGGGGCTATAAGACCGATCTTCAAGAGATCCGCCGGATCCATGTGCGGGGCCCGCGGGTCGTGCCCGAGCAGCATATGCTCAGGCGCCCGACCTCGGTCATGGCCGCGCAATACAGCCTGCCTTTCGTCGTCGGGGCGACGCTTGCCTTCGGACCGCGACGCTATGATGCCTACAGGGAAGAGAATCTTGCCGCCCCAGCCATATTGGAGCTTGCGGACAAGGTCGAGGCCTCGGCCGATCCGGAGATCGAGGCGCATTTCCCCGAGCATTTCGGCACCGGCGTCGACATCACCCTTCGGGATGGCACGATCCGATCGGCGACCGTGCTCGACAGTATCGGCACGCCGGCCCGTCCCATGTCGGTCGAAGATATCCGGGCGAAAGCCCGCGGCTTGATCGCGCAAGCCGATCCCGGTTTCCATATCGGGGCTTTGGAAGATGCCCTATGGTCGCTTGGCGATGCTGCGGATCCTTCCGCGGTCACATCGCTGGTCATGAGGGAGCCAGGCCTGCCTGAGCAACAGAGAGGCGGATGA
- a CDS encoding LysR family transcriptional regulator: MLHHDLQSLRIFLMACELRSISKAAERLNVALSAASRRLSLLEQELGTALVIRRPHGIEPTAAGVTMMNYARDVLRLGDSLEMRLEEHRSGIRGYVRVSASSSVLVQRLARDLSQFVQDNPQIKVNLEERPSEATVFAVLSKQADLGVIVRDSPVDGLRIIDYSGDRLAVAVPADHRFSQYPALRYSDILDEDMVALESGTATHRLLSMRANELGRPMKVRVQVRSFEVMCLMIKQGLGIGILPELAARPLSEALDIRLVTLAEPWARREYAICVRALEALEAPGSRLVEFLTSSAARDAEMEEIRSMTKRRARRQPEQSRAG, translated from the coding sequence ATGCTTCATCACGATCTGCAAAGCCTGCGCATCTTCCTCATGGCCTGTGAGTTGCGGAGCATCAGCAAGGCCGCCGAGCGGCTGAATGTTGCGCTCTCGGCGGCAAGCCGGCGGCTCAGCCTCCTCGAGCAAGAGCTCGGCACGGCGCTCGTCATCCGCCGTCCGCACGGGATCGAGCCGACCGCGGCGGGCGTCACCATGATGAATTATGCGCGTGATGTGCTCCGGCTCGGCGATAGCCTCGAAATGAGGCTTGAGGAACATCGCTCCGGCATCCGGGGCTATGTCCGTGTTTCCGCATCAAGCTCGGTGCTGGTGCAACGGCTGGCGCGGGATCTTTCGCAATTCGTGCAGGATAATCCGCAGATCAAGGTCAATCTCGAAGAGCGCCCCAGCGAAGCGACCGTCTTTGCGGTTCTCAGCAAACAGGCCGATCTCGGGGTCATCGTGCGGGACAGTCCGGTCGACGGGCTCAGAATCATCGACTATTCCGGGGACCGGCTGGCGGTTGCCGTGCCTGCGGACCACCGGTTCAGCCAATATCCGGCGCTGCGATATTCTGACATTCTCGACGAGGACATGGTGGCCCTCGAAAGCGGCACGGCCACGCATCGGCTTTTGTCGATGCGGGCCAACGAGCTCGGCCGGCCAATGAAAGTGCGCGTGCAGGTGCGCAGTTTCGAAGTCATGTGCCTGATGATCAAGCAGGGCCTGGGTATTGGCATCCTCCCTGAGCTCGCAGCCCGTCCCCTCTCGGAAGCGCTCGACATCCGCCTCGTCACTCTCGCCGAGCCTTGGGCAAGGCGCGAATATGCGATCTGCGTGCGGGCGCTCGAAGCGCTCGAAGCACCAGGCAGCCGCCTCGTCGAATTCCTGACCTCCTCTGCGGCCAGGGATGCCGAAATGGAAGAAATCAGGTCTATGACGAAGCGCCGCGCACGGCGGCAGCCGGAGCAATCGCGCGCCGGCTGA
- a CDS encoding enoyl-CoA hydratase/isomerase family protein has protein sequence MSNRSITEPGEDDPACCVMQQNGTTLIWLNEPKRRNALSQALRDILIPAMSAAMEDPSTRTIILAGSGGCFCAGGDLAGLRNQTPAGAHRRMRASHSLIRTIQTGPKPIIAAVEGWAAGAGASLAAACDIVIAAADARFALPFGKVGLAPDLGALHTLPARIGIGRTRLLAITGRSFSAEEALQWGLVEEIAPAGQAVMQAMAMAEEINKTAPIALAATKQLLARYPSSLDELLAAEENTQAVLFLTEDFEEGAKAFLEKRKPQFRGE, from the coding sequence ATGAGTAACAGAAGCATCACCGAGCCCGGCGAAGATGATCCGGCTTGCTGCGTCATGCAGCAGAATGGCACGACGCTGATCTGGCTCAACGAGCCCAAGCGGCGCAATGCCCTGTCGCAGGCCCTTCGCGACATCCTCATTCCGGCGATGAGCGCGGCGATGGAGGATCCATCAACCCGCACCATCATTCTCGCGGGCAGCGGCGGGTGCTTTTGCGCTGGCGGCGACCTCGCCGGATTGCGCAACCAGACCCCAGCCGGGGCACATCGCCGGATGCGCGCAAGCCATAGCCTTATCCGGACGATCCAGACGGGCCCAAAGCCCATCATTGCGGCGGTGGAAGGCTGGGCCGCGGGCGCTGGCGCATCGCTTGCGGCCGCCTGCGATATTGTCATTGCCGCCGCGGATGCCCGCTTTGCATTGCCGTTCGGAAAGGTGGGGCTCGCGCCTGACTTGGGCGCCCTCCACACGCTGCCCGCCCGGATCGGGATCGGGCGGACACGCTTGCTCGCCATCACGGGGCGAAGCTTCTCTGCCGAAGAGGCGCTGCAATGGGGGCTCGTCGAAGAGATCGCACCAGCCGGCCAGGCGGTCATGCAGGCGATGGCCATGGCCGAAGAGATCAACAAGACTGCGCCGATCGCCCTCGCGGCGACAAAGCAGCTGCTCGCCCGCTATCCAAGCTCGCTCGATGAGCTTCTGGCCGCGGAAGAGAATACCCAGGCGGTCTTGTTCCTCACCGAGGATTTCGAAGAAGGCGCCAAAGCGTTCCTCGAGAAGCGGAAGCCCCAGTTCAGGGGCGAGTGA
- a CDS encoding MFS transporter: protein MTAPAPRAVVLFVLAATTAMQALAANSLFIIPTIAPRIAAAVEIPGALVGYQVSLVYLGATVMSVMAGSLSTMWGPIRASQLSLGLGMAGLLLSTIPWLPSLALASFVIGLGYGLINPPSGDLLNRVSSPRLRSLLFSIKQTAVPLGGILAGLIGPPIALRYGWQSALIVGASLSLTCIVLLEAYAKRFASTRDRSLRLRDNPLRDVTLVWSARVLRWITLSGFCFAAVQFTLTTYLVTLLVEDVGLGLVAAGIGFSVFQLSAVIGRLSWGFLAGFTSSGLKVLAIAYCVSLVAIMPLIFMTMQWSLGVIYACLALLGASGAAWNGIFVSEIVSLARPEDAARAIGGAFVFTFAGALIGPSSFALVHGWVGLYTHTTALIALFAVLGCLSCLYAAGTRRLQHPIQEPQSLA from the coding sequence ATGACTGCACCGGCCCCGCGTGCGGTCGTGCTGTTCGTGCTGGCTGCGACCACGGCCATGCAGGCCTTGGCCGCCAACAGCCTGTTCATCATTCCGACGATCGCACCCCGGATTGCAGCAGCGGTGGAGATACCCGGCGCGCTTGTCGGATATCAGGTTAGTCTCGTCTATCTCGGCGCCACTGTCATGTCGGTCATGGCCGGCTCGCTCTCTACCATGTGGGGACCGATCAGGGCGAGCCAGCTCAGCCTCGGGCTCGGGATGGCCGGGCTTCTTCTTTCGACCATTCCATGGCTGCCGAGCCTGGCGCTCGCGTCCTTCGTGATCGGCCTGGGCTATGGCCTCATCAATCCGCCATCAGGTGATCTTCTGAACCGGGTGTCGAGCCCAAGGCTGCGCAGCCTGCTCTTCTCCATCAAGCAAACCGCGGTGCCGCTGGGCGGCATTCTGGCGGGGCTCATCGGACCGCCGATTGCCTTGCGCTATGGCTGGCAATCGGCGCTGATCGTCGGCGCCAGCCTTTCCCTTACATGCATTGTGCTGCTCGAGGCCTATGCCAAGCGCTTTGCCAGCACGCGCGACCGCAGCTTGCGGCTCCGGGATAACCCGCTGCGGGATGTCACACTGGTCTGGAGCGCGCGCGTCTTGCGCTGGATCACGCTGTCGGGCTTCTGCTTTGCCGCGGTGCAGTTCACGCTCACGACCTATCTCGTCACCTTGTTGGTCGAGGATGTCGGGTTAGGACTGGTCGCGGCCGGTATAGGCTTTTCGGTCTTCCAGCTTTCGGCCGTCATCGGGCGGCTGAGCTGGGGCTTTCTCGCCGGCTTCACCAGTTCGGGGCTCAAGGTGCTGGCGATCGCCTATTGCGTATCGCTCGTTGCGATCATGCCGCTGATCTTCATGACCATGCAGTGGTCGCTCGGCGTGATTTATGCCTGCCTTGCGCTGCTGGGGGCGTCAGGGGCAGCCTGGAACGGCATTTTCGTGAGCGAGATCGTCTCGCTCGCGCGACCCGAGGATGCGGCGCGCGCGATTGGGGGTGCCTTCGTCTTCACCTTTGCCGGCGCGCTGATCGGCCCCTCGAGCTTCGCCCTCGTGCATGGCTGGGTCGGGCTTTACACCCATACGACCGCGCTCATCGCCCTGTTTGCCGTGCTCGGGTGCCTCTCATGCCTTTATGCGGCCGGCACGCGCCGGCTGCAGCATCCGATCCAAGAACCACAAAGCCTTGCCTGA
- a CDS encoding acetate--CoA ligase family protein, whose protein sequence is MIVEMNIARALFAPRSVALIGASADENKHTSLPQRYLKQHGYTGEVYPINPRRSEIMGVPAFPAVTEVGQPIDHAFIMVAAEQVPEIIDDCCRAGVRCATLLSAGFSEVGAHGRKLQERIVDMARDGNLRLVGPNSLGMVNLPAGIVLTANEVLSLPKLPVGRNGLISQSGSLLGALISRGMGRGIGFSKMVSVGNEADLSAGEIGAMLVDDPETDAILLFLETIRKPEALRAMAARAHEVGKPVIAFRLGRSPLGEQLAMSHTGALSANGAAVDAFLADIGVVCVSQLETLIEIAPLMVGRKPSRGKRIAVMSTTGGGGGLIVDSLSARGVEVVAPSEKLVEGLKAKGVTIGKSPLIDLTLAGTRADTYGTVLDALLTSDHCDGVVAVVGSSSEFRPDRAVQPILESGWRDNKPLAVFLTPQADRSHALLNSRGIATFRTPESCADAIHALVEWRSPRALPSRGALVAAAEMLLAGHEPGTVAPSLAAKVFDALGVPQPREVLLPVDGHLRPEQLPSDLTYPVVAKIVSSDIAHKTDAGGVMLGIADPDELCQAIATMVATVRQRMPKARLQAIQVQAQEHGLAEALVGYLNDPLVGPVVTLSTGGVLTEIYRDFAIRPAPVDEAEALEMIGEIKGLAPVRGYRGLPRGDLAALARAIVAISQLAQVKAPSVLEAEINPILIRKEGEGIVALDAFLTVGSHTE, encoded by the coding sequence ATGATCGTCGAGATGAACATCGCCCGCGCCCTGTTCGCCCCGCGCAGTGTGGCGCTGATCGGCGCGTCCGCCGACGAGAACAAGCATACGTCCCTCCCGCAGCGCTATCTCAAGCAGCATGGCTATACGGGCGAGGTCTATCCGATCAATCCGCGCCGGTCGGAGATCATGGGGGTTCCCGCCTTCCCCGCCGTGACCGAGGTCGGCCAGCCGATCGATCATGCCTTCATCATGGTCGCGGCCGAGCAGGTGCCCGAGATCATCGATGATTGCTGCCGGGCGGGAGTGCGTTGCGCGACGCTTCTGAGCGCGGGCTTCAGCGAGGTCGGCGCTCACGGTCGCAAGCTGCAGGAGCGCATCGTGGATATGGCTCGCGATGGCAATCTGCGATTGGTGGGGCCAAACAGCCTCGGCATGGTCAACCTGCCGGCGGGCATCGTGCTCACGGCCAATGAAGTTCTGTCTCTGCCCAAGTTGCCGGTCGGACGCAATGGCTTGATTTCTCAAAGCGGCAGCCTGCTTGGCGCGCTGATCTCCCGTGGCATGGGTCGCGGCATCGGCTTCTCCAAGATGGTGTCGGTGGGCAATGAAGCCGACCTCAGCGCGGGTGAGATCGGTGCCATGCTGGTCGATGATCCGGAGACCGACGCGATCCTCCTGTTCCTAGAAACCATCCGCAAACCGGAGGCGCTGAGGGCGATGGCCGCGCGGGCACATGAGGTCGGCAAGCCGGTGATCGCGTTCCGGCTCGGGCGCAGCCCCTTGGGCGAGCAGCTCGCCATGTCCCATACGGGCGCGCTCAGTGCCAATGGAGCGGCGGTCGATGCCTTCCTTGCCGATATCGGCGTCGTCTGCGTCAGCCAGCTCGAAACTCTCATAGAGATCGCACCGCTGATGGTCGGACGCAAGCCGTCGCGGGGCAAGCGTATCGCGGTCATGAGCACCACGGGCGGCGGTGGTGGTCTCATCGTCGACAGCCTGTCGGCGCGCGGGGTCGAGGTGGTCGCCCCAAGCGAGAAGCTGGTCGAAGGGCTGAAAGCGAAAGGTGTCACGATCGGAAAGTCGCCGCTCATCGATCTCACCCTGGCCGGCACGCGTGCCGATACCTATGGCACGGTGCTCGATGCGCTGCTCACCTCCGATCATTGTGACGGGGTGGTTGCCGTGGTTGGCTCTTCCTCCGAGTTCCGGCCAGATCGGGCGGTGCAACCGATCCTCGAATCCGGTTGGCGTGATAACAAGCCTCTCGCCGTGTTTCTCACCCCCCAGGCGGATCGCTCCCACGCTTTGCTCAATTCCCGCGGCATTGCGACGTTCCGCACGCCCGAAAGCTGCGCTGATGCAATTCACGCGCTGGTGGAATGGCGCTCACCGCGCGCGCTGCCCTCGCGGGGTGCCTTAGTCGCCGCAGCCGAGATGCTGTTGGCTGGGCATGAGCCCGGCACCGTTGCGCCAAGCCTCGCGGCAAAGGTGTTCGATGCGCTTGGCGTGCCACAGCCACGGGAGGTCCTGCTGCCGGTCGATGGTCATCTCAGGCCAGAGCAGCTCCCCTCAGACCTCACCTACCCGGTCGTTGCGAAAATCGTCTCAAGCGATATCGCGCATAAGACGGATGCGGGCGGCGTTATGCTCGGCATTGCGGATCCGGACGAGCTCTGCCAGGCGATCGCGACAATGGTCGCAACAGTGCGGCAACGAATGCCTAAGGCACGTCTTCAGGCCATCCAGGTGCAGGCACAGGAGCACGGCCTTGCGGAAGCCTTGGTCGGCTATCTCAACGATCCCCTGGTGGGCCCCGTGGTTACGCTGAGCACCGGCGGCGTGCTTACCGAAATCTATCGCGATTTCGCCATACGGCCGGCTCCGGTGGATGAGGCAGAGGCGCTGGAAATGATCGGGGAGATCAAAGGGCTGGCGCCGGTACGAGGCTATCGCGGATTGCCGCGCGGTGATCTTGCAGCCCTCGCCCGGGCCATCGTCGCCATTTCCCAGCTTGCCCAGGTGAAGGCACCTTCCGTTTTGGAAGCGGAGATCAATCCGATCCTCATTCGGAAAGAGGGCGAGGGCATCGTCGCGCTTGATGCCTTTCTCACGGTCGGGAGCCATACAGAATGA
- a CDS encoding acyl-CoA dehydrogenase family protein yields MDFNLNEDQRIFCNAVQALAERHLSAGALQRAHSGDYPWDVARLFSENGLIGITVDEADGGVGGKLMDAVLAIEQVASVCPRSADVVQAGNFGAIRVLAQFGSPAQKEKYLTPLLKGAGVISVAMTEPGAGSAVTELTTTATPDGEGFRVNGSKVFTTHGVHATVFLVYLRFGPGVGGIGSVLIPRTAEGFNFGQRSRFLSGEDWNALYFDNVFVPKEDVVLGPGGFKKQISAFNVERLGNSARSLALGRHAFTLARAHALTREQFGRPLCDFQGLQWKFANMKIALDSAQLLLYRAATNADRGFPSPEETAIAKAACNRAGFDAANESMQIMGGMGYSEETLVEYCFRRTRGWMIAGGTTEILLNRIAEHVFDRTFSQRPPRVEARPA; encoded by the coding sequence ATGGATTTCAATCTGAACGAGGACCAGCGGATCTTCTGCAATGCGGTTCAGGCGCTGGCCGAGCGGCATCTGAGTGCTGGTGCCTTGCAGCGCGCCCATAGTGGCGATTATCCCTGGGACGTGGCCCGCCTCTTTTCTGAAAACGGGCTGATCGGCATCACGGTCGATGAGGCTGACGGAGGCGTGGGCGGCAAGCTCATGGACGCGGTGCTGGCGATCGAGCAGGTGGCGAGCGTCTGTCCGCGCAGCGCCGATGTGGTTCAGGCCGGCAATTTCGGCGCGATCCGGGTGCTGGCCCAATTCGGCTCGCCCGCGCAGAAGGAAAAATATCTGACACCCCTGCTCAAGGGCGCCGGGGTTATTTCAGTCGCGATGACCGAACCTGGCGCGGGCTCCGCCGTCACCGAGCTGACCACAACCGCCACGCCGGATGGCGAGGGCTTCCGTGTCAATGGCAGCAAGGTGTTCACCACACACGGGGTGCATGCGACCGTGTTCCTGGTCTATCTGCGCTTCGGACCGGGTGTTGGCGGGATCGGTTCGGTGCTCATTCCGCGAACCGCCGAAGGCTTCAACTTCGGCCAGCGCTCGCGCTTTCTGTCGGGTGAGGATTGGAACGCGCTCTATTTCGACAATGTGTTCGTGCCCAAGGAAGACGTCGTCCTCGGGCCGGGCGGCTTCAAGAAGCAGATCTCCGCATTCAATGTGGAGCGGCTCGGCAACAGCGCCCGTTCGCTTGCCCTTGGCCGGCATGCCTTCACCCTGGCCAGAGCGCACGCGCTCACCCGCGAGCAGTTCGGCCGGCCGCTCTGCGACTTCCAAGGCCTGCAATGGAAATTCGCCAATATGAAAATCGCACTGGATAGTGCGCAATTGCTGCTCTACCGCGCGGCGACGAATGCCGATCGCGGCTTTCCCTCGCCGGAAGAGACGGCCATTGCCAAGGCCGCCTGCAACCGGGCCGGCTTCGATGCCGCGAACGAGTCCATGCAGATCATGGGGGGCATGGGCTATAGCGAGGAAACGCTGGTCGAATACTGCTTCCGGCGCACCCGCGGCTGGATGATCGCCGGGGGCACCACGGAAATCCTGCTCAACCGCATCGCCGAGCATGTGTTCGACCGCACCTTCTCGCAGCGGCCCCCGCGCGTGGAGGCGAGACCCGCATGA
- a CDS encoding amidase, with amino-acid sequence MALLEHFPDWISLSPKERAGAAEGCRERLARIGRSLNAVATIVEAPCEAGGALGGLPYVAKDMIATGISAPSWGCRIPLSFIPKPALVIQQLSAAGACLIGAAEMTELAYEPSGVNVARGHVRNPWNFDHVPGGSSSGSAALVAAGCAFAALGSDTGGSVRIPAHCCGITALKPSWGAIAVEGTMPLAPSLDTIGLMARSAADLSLIWSALSGPVAPVIIEGIAAVVLEDAFVASDPEIARICRAAVSKLAELGIDLQERTGFPQEADERALLVLQAEAARSHREHLEDERLDPMLSKRLRKGLTIGDDALATALAEREPLRTAFLSDLLGTARLAITPVMPIPTPRVAEVDPASPAFNPRTLYALSRFTRFVNYLGLPALALPAGFDQRGMPVNLQIIGHPRSEALLLAVGAALQNETDWHGRMPTAIRDVMIEEGIRA; translated from the coding sequence ATGGCTCTGCTGGAACACTTTCCGGATTGGATTTCGCTTTCGCCGAAAGAGCGTGCCGGCGCGGCCGAGGGCTGCCGCGAGCGATTGGCGCGGATCGGGCGCTCGCTCAATGCGGTTGCGACCATTGTCGAGGCGCCATGCGAGGCCGGCGGCGCGCTCGGCGGCCTTCCCTACGTGGCCAAGGACATGATCGCGACGGGCATCTCGGCACCGAGCTGGGGATGCCGCATTCCCCTCTCCTTCATCCCCAAGCCGGCCTTGGTCATTCAGCAGCTTTCCGCAGCCGGAGCCTGCCTGATCGGTGCGGCGGAGATGACGGAGCTTGCCTATGAGCCCTCGGGCGTCAATGTGGCACGCGGGCATGTCCGCAATCCCTGGAATTTCGACCATGTGCCCGGTGGCTCGTCCAGCGGCTCGGCAGCCCTGGTTGCAGCAGGCTGCGCCTTCGCGGCGCTAGGGTCGGACACGGGCGGCTCCGTCCGCATTCCCGCCCATTGCTGTGGGATCACGGCGCTCAAGCCCAGCTGGGGCGCGATCGCGGTCGAGGGTACCATGCCGCTCGCCCCAAGCCTCGACACCATTGGGTTGATGGCCCGCAGCGCAGCTGATCTGTCCTTGATCTGGTCCGCGCTATCGGGTCCGGTCGCACCGGTCATCATAGAAGGCATCGCAGCCGTGGTGCTGGAGGATGCGTTTGTCGCCAGTGATCCCGAAATCGCCCGGATCTGCCGTGCCGCTGTGAGCAAACTCGCAGAGCTTGGCATCGATCTGCAAGAGCGGACGGGCTTTCCCCAGGAGGCCGACGAGCGCGCGCTTCTGGTGCTGCAGGCCGAAGCCGCACGTAGCCATCGCGAGCATCTGGAAGACGAGCGGCTCGATCCCATGCTCAGCAAGCGGCTGCGCAAGGGGCTTACCATCGGGGATGACGCACTAGCCACCGCCCTTGCAGAGCGCGAACCGCTCCGGACGGCATTCCTCAGCGACCTGCTCGGGACGGCGCGCTTGGCAATCACACCCGTCATGCCGATCCCGACCCCACGCGTCGCCGAGGTCGACCCCGCCTCCCCCGCATTCAATCCGCGGACGCTTTATGCGCTCAGCCGCTTCACGCGCTTCGTCAATTATCTGGGGCTTCCGGCTCTCGCCCTGCCGGCGGGCTTCGACCAACGCGGGATGCCGGTTAATCTGCAGATCATCGGGCATCCCAGAAGCGAGGCTTTGCTGCTGGCGGTCGGCGCGGCGCTGCAGAATGAAACCGATTGGCACGGCCGTATGCCCACCGCCATTCGTGACGTCATGATCGAAGAAGGGATACGTGCGTGA
- a CDS encoding MmgE/PrpD family protein has translation MRGPTAAFARFASRLAYEDMSADERHATGRHLIDTLGAMIAGANGAVARIARELMQDLGRGGEVPVPAMAGRFDPLTAAWLGGASAHGLEIDDGYRAGSVHPGAVVVPAVLAAAYGRAVDGKRLSAAIAVGYEVSTRLAEAMHPASRHRGFHNTPIVGVMAAAAAVGRLRGLDPDKIQQAFGIAASSAAGLFAFLHGGGEIKRLHAGFAAREGLTAALLAERGMTGPRGAFEVEEGFFHAYSGIPVPDTLTDDLWPRAARPLNITRCYVKPYACCRHIHPAIDAVLDVMRSEGVHGDAIARVACGTYGIAEKHAHGSWQDMASAQLSYQYCVAASMRHGDLSIHRFDDENLKDPLTNDYCRRIEVSVDEDCQKSYPALRSAKVTVFLRDGREVFRYIDEPSGSARHPMSDDALKAKYLDLARPVVGGERAEQVLTLIDHLAELAAIDPMLDTLAGERTSA, from the coding sequence ATGAGGGGACCGACGGCCGCCTTCGCGCGATTTGCGTCCCGGCTCGCTTACGAGGATATGAGCGCGGATGAGCGCCATGCCACCGGCAGGCATCTCATCGATACGCTGGGGGCCATGATTGCGGGGGCGAATGGAGCGGTGGCGCGCATCGCTCGCGAGCTGATGCAGGATCTAGGGCGCGGAGGCGAGGTTCCCGTGCCGGCTATGGCCGGGCGTTTCGACCCGCTCACCGCCGCCTGGCTCGGGGGTGCAAGCGCCCATGGGCTTGAGATCGATGACGGCTATCGGGCCGGCTCGGTCCATCCGGGCGCGGTGGTGGTGCCAGCGGTGCTGGCAGCCGCCTATGGCCGGGCCGTTGATGGCAAGCGCCTGTCAGCCGCCATTGCGGTTGGCTATGAAGTCTCAACGCGACTTGCGGAGGCCATGCATCCGGCCTCGCGGCATCGCGGTTTCCACAACACGCCGATCGTCGGAGTGATGGCCGCAGCGGCGGCCGTCGGCAGGCTGCGCGGGCTTGATCCAGACAAAATCCAGCAAGCATTCGGCATCGCGGCAAGCTCGGCGGCCGGTCTGTTCGCCTTTCTGCACGGAGGTGGTGAGATCAAGCGATTGCATGCGGGCTTTGCCGCGCGGGAGGGCCTGACCGCGGCCCTCCTTGCCGAACGGGGCATGACCGGCCCGCGCGGGGCCTTCGAGGTCGAGGAAGGCTTCTTTCACGCCTATAGCGGCATCCCGGTGCCTGATACATTGACGGATGATCTTTGGCCGCGGGCGGCGAGGCCGCTCAACATCACCCGCTGCTATGTGAAGCCCTATGCATGCTGCCGGCATATCCACCCGGCGATCGATGCGGTGCTCGATGTGATGCGCAGCGAAGGTGTCCATGGCGATGCCATCGCGCGTGTCGCTTGCGGCACCTATGGGATTGCGGAGAAACATGCCCATGGCAGCTGGCAAGACATGGCATCCGCGCAGCTCAGCTATCAGTACTGCGTGGCGGCCTCCATGCGCCATGGCGATCTGTCGATCCACCGCTTCGATGACGAGAACCTGAAGGATCCCCTCACCAATGATTATTGCCGGCGCATCGAGGTCAGCGTCGATGAGGACTGCCAAAAGAGCTACCCTGCCCTGCGTTCAGCCAAGGTGACCGTTTTCCTGCGTGATGGCCGCGAGGTCTTCCGTTATATCGACGAGCCCAGCGGCTCGGCGCGACACCCCATGTCGGATGACGCGCTCAAGGCGAAATATCTCGATCTCGCTCGCCCGGTGGTGGGCGGGGAGCGTGCGGAGCAGGTATTGACGCTGATCGATCATCTCGCGGAACTTGCGGCGATAGACCCGATGCTCGACACGCTCGCAGGCGAGAGGACATCTGCATGA